GGCAACGACGCGGCGATCGCGCTGGCCGAGCACACCGCCGGCAGCGAGGAAGCCTTCGCCGCGCTGATGAACAACTACGCGGCCAAGCTCGGCATGACCGGTTCGCACTTCGTCAACGCCCACGGCCTGTCCGCCGAAGGCCACCACACCACCGCCTACGACCTGGCGCTGCTGGGCCGGGCGATGGTGCGCGACTATCCGGAAACCTACGCCTACAACAAGATCAAGGAATTCAAGGTCGGCGACATCACCCAGCAGAACCGCAACCTGCTGCTGTGGCGCGACCCCAGCGTGGACGGCATCAAGACCGGCCACACCTCCGAGGCCGGCTACTGCCTGCTCAGCTCCGCGCAGCGCGGCGACCAGCGCCTGATCGCGGTGGTGATGGGCGACAGCTCCGAGAAGCAGCGCGCCGACGACAGCCTGGCGCTGTTGAACTGGGGCTTCCGCTTCTTCGAGACCCACCGCCTGTACGAACCGGGCAAGCAGGTCGCGCAGCAGCGCGTGTGGAAGGGCACCGAGAAGGAAGTGCTGCTGGGCGTGGCGCAGCCGCTGCTGGTCGGCGTGCCGCGCGGCCGCTACAACGAACTGAAGCCGTCGATCGACGTGCCCAAGACCCTGGAAGCGCCGATCAAGCAGGGCCAGGCGATCGGCACGGTCAAGGTCTCGCTGGACGGCAAGGTGGTCGCGCAGGCCCCGCTGGTGGCGCTGAAGGCGGTCGAGGAGGCCGGCTTCTTCAAGCGCCTGTGGGACAGCTTCTGGATGTGGTGGGAAGCCGAGTGAGTTGAAAAAAAGCCGGCTTGCGCCGGCTTTTTCGGGATTGGGGATTCGGGATTGGGGATTCGTTGAAGCCGGGAGCGCTTTCCAATCCCCAATCCCGAATCCCCAATCCCGGCCTTTCAGAGACGCCGACTGATCGTGAAGCTGCCGAACACCGGGGTCTGCTTCTGCAGGTCGAATTCGCGGGTGCTCCAGTAGCGCGCCAGGGCGAACTTCCACTTGCCGCGCATCACCGCCAGGCCGAAGCCGGCTTCGCCGACGAAGGGGCGCTTCTTCACGCTGTGGCTGTCGCGGAAGGTGTTGCCGTCCAGGGTGATGTCGCGCAGCACCCAGCGCGCGTCGCTGGTCAGGAACAGGTGCGCCGACCAGCCGCGGCCCATGCCGTAGCGGGGCGGGGCGGTGTTCTCGCCGGCCGGGCGCAGCGGCGAGCTGCCGAAATCGTCCGGCAGCTTCCAGCCGAAGCGCACTTCGGCGCCGGCGTTGGCATGGGTCTCCAGGGTGCCGAGCGCGCCGCCCCAGTGGCTGATCGCGTCCCAGCCCCAGCCGTCGGCGTTGACCGCCGCGTCGCCGGGCCAGCGGCGCATGCGTTCGTGCAGCACGCGGAACACCGGTTCGTCGTGCAGCTGGTTGTCCCAGCCGAGGAACTTCTCGTCGCCGAGCGCATCGTGCACCATGTCCTGCACCTGCTTGCCCTGCGCCGAGGGGCCGACCATGCCCAGCAGCAACTGGGTGGTGCGCAGGCGGTCCTGGTTGCGCGCGTTGTAGCCGAAACTCATCGCCAGCACGCCGACGTAGGGGCGGTCGTCCTTGATCAGGTCGCGGCGGGTCTTGTCGGTCGGGGTGTAGATGGCCTGGCCGAAGCTGAAGACCATGTTCTGCTGCTCGAACTCGCCCGGGTGCAGGCGTTCCAGGTAGCGGTTGACCGCCCGTGCCAGCCGCGGCAGGCAGGGGTCGTCGGTGAAGTCGACCAGGTTCGGCGAGACCAGGGTCACGCCGAACCCGTTGGTATAGCCCTGGTCCTGGCCGGCACCGCCGAACAGGTCGTTGTCGACCCGCAGGTTCACCGTGGGCGGCGTGTCCTGCAGGGCGCTGCCGGTGCAACGGTCGGCGGCGGCGGCGGGCAGCGAGGCGATGGCGAGAACAGCGGCGACGGCAACGGCGAGAGGCAGGCGCGATGACAGCATGGCGACGTCCCTGTGCAAGGAAGGGGGGAGGGTGTGGCGACGCTAGCGGGCCGGCTGCGCGGATGCCGTGAAAGCCTGCCGCGGAAGGGGCTGAAGCCCAGCATAGGATGCCGTGCCGGCCGGGGGAAAGCCATGCGGCCGTATCGCTTCGTCCCACTGGCGCCGCTTGCCAACATCGCGCGCATGCCGACGATGCGAGGCTGCCGCCGCATGACGGTCCGCCGCGGCCGCCGCCCGCGCGGCGCGGCCTTGGGTTTGCCCGGCGGCGGCCCGATAATGCAGCCATGGACATCACCTCCGACAATCCCGAACACGGCTTCCAGTTCCCCGGCGTCTTCGAGCTCAGCGCGATGGGCACCGCCAACACCGGGCTGGAGACCGAGCTGCCGCGCCTGCTCGCGCAGGCCGGCGTGGACGTGCTGGAAGAGCGCATCAGCTGGAAGCATTCGTCCAACGGCAAGTACGTGTCGGTGCGGATCGCCTTCCGCGCCGCCGACCGCGCCCAGTACGACGCCGCGCACGTGGCGCTGCGCGAGCATCCGGAAGTGAAGTGGACGCTGTAGCCGGCGACCGCGCAGCGTCGCCGGAACCGGCCTCGGCATTGCCGCCGTGCCGGGTCCGCGATCTCGGCCGCCAGCCCTACGAACCGGTGTGGCGGGCGATGCAGCGCTTCACCGATGCGCGCGGCGAGGCCAGCGCCGACGAGCTGTGGGTGGTGGAGCACGACCCGGTGTTCACCCTCGGCCAGGCCGGCAAGCCCGAACACGTGCTGGCGCCGGGCCAGATCCCGGTGCTGCACGTGGACCGCGGCGGCCAGGTCACCTACCACGGCCCCGGCCAGCTGGTGGTGTACCCGCTGCTGGACCTGCGCCGGCTGAAGATCGGCGTGCGCGACTACGTGTGCCGGATCGAGCAGGCGATCATCGACACGCTGGACGAATGGAACATCCTCGGCCAGCGCCGCGACGGCGCGCCCGGCGTCTACGTCGGCGCGGCCAAGGTCGCCGCGCTGGGCATCCGCGTGCGCCGCGGCTGCACCTTCCACGGCCTGTCGTTCAACGTGGCGATGGACCTGGAGCCGTTCCACCGCATCAACCCCTGCGGCTACCAGGGCCTGCAGGTGACCTCGGTGCTAGACTTGGGCGGTCCCTCCGGCATGCAGGCCGTCAAACCGGTGCTGCTGGCCCAACTGGCGCGCCAGTTCGGGCTGACCCTGCAGCCGCTCGACGCCCTGCCCGACCTCACGCTCACGCACGCGGCCTGACCGCCTGCCCGCCGACGACGCCATGACCCAGCCCAGCGCACGCACCATCCCCTTGCAGGTCCTTTCCGGCGACAGCGCGCCCGCGCCGCTGCAGGCCGGCGTCAAGCAGCTGGGCGGGGACAAGATCAACCGCTCGCCGGTGCAGTTCGCCGACGCGCCGGTGCTGCGCAAGCCGTCGTGGATCCGGGTGCGGATCCCGTCTGGCAACGCGGTGCAGACCCTCAAGGCCAAGCTGCGCGAGAACCGCCTGGTCACGGTCTGCGAGGAAGCCAGCTGCCCGAACATCCACGAGTGCTTCAGCCACGGCACCGCCACCTTCATGATCCTGGGCGAGGTCTGCACCCGCCGCTGCTCGTTCTGCGACGTCGCCCACGGCCGGCCCAAGCCGCCGGACGCGAGCGAGCCGGCCAGCCTGGCGCAGACCGTGGCCGACATGGGCCTGCGCTACGTGGTGGTGACCAGCGTCGACCGCGACGACCTGCGCGACGGCGGCGCCCAGCACTTCGCCGACTGCATCGGCGCGATCCGCGCCAAGGCCCCGGCCACGCGCATCGAGATCCTGACCCCGGACTTCCGCGGCAAGGGCCGCATGGACCGCGCGCTGGAGATCCTGGCAACCAATCCGCCGGACGTGTTCAACCACAACATCGAGACGGTGCCGGACCTGTACCCGAACGTGCGCCCCGGCGCCGACTACCAGTGGTCGCTGACCCTGCTGCAGAAGTTCAAGGCGCAGCACCCGGCCATCGCCACCAAGTCCGGGATCATGCTCGGCCTGGGCGAGACCATGGAGCAGGTGCAGGCCACGCTGCGCGACCTGCGCGCGCACGACGTGGACATGGTCACCATCGGCCAGTACCTGCAGCCCACCGCGCACCACCACCCGGTGATGCGCTACTGGACGCCGGAGGAATACAAG
The Xanthomonas sp. AM6 DNA segment above includes these coding regions:
- a CDS encoding DUF493 family protein, translated to MDITSDNPEHGFQFPGVFELSAMGTANTGLETELPRLLAQAGVDVLEERISWKHSSNGKYVSVRIAFRAADRAQYDAAHVALREHPEVKWTL
- a CDS encoding lipid A deacylase LpxR family protein, whose translation is MLSSRLPLAVAVAAVLAIASLPAAAADRCTGSALQDTPPTVNLRVDNDLFGGAGQDQGYTNGFGVTLVSPNLVDFTDDPCLPRLARAVNRYLERLHPGEFEQQNMVFSFGQAIYTPTDKTRRDLIKDDRPYVGVLAMSFGYNARNQDRLRTTQLLLGMVGPSAQGKQVQDMVHDALGDEKFLGWDNQLHDEPVFRVLHERMRRWPGDAAVNADGWGWDAISHWGGALGTLETHANAGAEVRFGWKLPDDFGSSPLRPAGENTAPPRYGMGRGWSAHLFLTSDARWVLRDITLDGNTFRDSHSVKKRPFVGEAGFGLAVMRGKWKFALARYWSTREFDLQKQTPVFGSFTISRRL
- the lipA gene encoding lipoyl synthase; the protein is MTQPSARTIPLQVLSGDSAPAPLQAGVKQLGGDKINRSPVQFADAPVLRKPSWIRVRIPSGNAVQTLKAKLRENRLVTVCEEASCPNIHECFSHGTATFMILGEVCTRRCSFCDVAHGRPKPPDASEPASLAQTVADMGLRYVVVTSVDRDDLRDGGAQHFADCIGAIRAKAPATRIEILTPDFRGKGRMDRALEILATNPPDVFNHNIETVPDLYPNVRPGADYQWSLTLLQKFKAQHPAIATKSGIMLGLGETMEQVQATLRDLRAHDVDMVTIGQYLQPTAHHHPVMRYWTPEEYKALEEYGNALGFSHVASGPMVRSSYHADRQAAGAGVAA
- the lipB gene encoding lipoyl(octanoyl) transferase LipB, whose protein sequence is MQRFTDARGEASADELWVVEHDPVFTLGQAGKPEHVLAPGQIPVLHVDRGGQVTYHGPGQLVVYPLLDLRRLKIGVRDYVCRIEQAIIDTLDEWNILGQRRDGAPGVYVGAAKVAALGIRVRRGCTFHGLSFNVAMDLEPFHRINPCGYQGLQVTSVLDLGGPSGMQAVKPVLLAQLARQFGLTLQPLDALPDLTLTHAA
- a CDS encoding D-alanyl-D-alanine carboxypeptidase family protein — its product is MKFRFAVAAVATFAVGLVSAQTPGPVPAQPAAAAAAPAAVAIPPAPRPAVSKSWVLMDYATGQVLAGENEHVQVAPASITKVMTSYVVAAELKLGKIKRDDQVMLSERAWREGGAGTDGSYSGFPVNQTARLEDMEKGMAIQSGNDAAIALAEHTAGSEEAFAALMNNYAAKLGMTGSHFVNAHGLSAEGHHTTAYDLALLGRAMVRDYPETYAYNKIKEFKVGDITQQNRNLLLWRDPSVDGIKTGHTSEAGYCLLSSAQRGDQRLIAVVMGDSSEKQRADDSLALLNWGFRFFETHRLYEPGKQVAQQRVWKGTEKEVLLGVAQPLLVGVPRGRYNELKPSIDVPKTLEAPIKQGQAIGTVKVSLDGKVVAQAPLVALKAVEEAGFFKRLWDSFWMWWEAE